One genomic segment of Aquipluma nitroreducens includes these proteins:
- a CDS encoding class I SAM-dependent methyltransferase — translation MTKKQPDNTALRTALWRALHVLTDDKPYIIEDKIGFDLIKPEQGWQERPDMKFTKSLRASIIARARFIEDIAKEQIAKGVKQYVLLGAGLDSFAQRNTAISSQIDIYEIDQPDTLTWKEEKLIENGYKIPNNLHFVPVSFETSSWLDELTNNGFDIKQTTFVSCTGVTLYLTKEVITDTLKKLTSLASGSTIAISFYLPIEQLDGEDKNLMEMSIKGAAASGTPFVSFFTFEEIAKLAESIGLNEIQTVSTKNMTDRYFKNRADNLVPANGEFFLVART, via the coding sequence ATGACAAAGAAACAACCAGACAATACAGCATTGCGGACAGCTCTATGGAGAGCTTTACACGTTTTGACAGACGACAAACCTTACATTATTGAGGACAAAATTGGCTTTGATTTAATCAAGCCCGAACAAGGTTGGCAAGAACGACCCGATATGAAATTTACCAAGTCGCTTCGTGCTTCTATTATAGCCCGTGCACGTTTTATTGAAGATATAGCAAAAGAACAAATTGCAAAAGGCGTAAAACAATATGTTTTGCTTGGTGCAGGACTTGACAGTTTTGCTCAACGAAACACAGCTATCAGTTCGCAGATTGACATTTACGAAATAGACCAGCCCGACACGTTGACTTGGAAAGAAGAAAAATTGATTGAAAACGGTTACAAAATTCCAAACAATCTACACTTCGTTCCCGTTAGCTTTGAAACTTCATCGTGGTTAGACGAACTGACCAATAACGGCTTTGACATCAAACAAACGACATTTGTTTCCTGCACAGGCGTAACACTTTATCTTACGAAAGAAGTAATTACCGACACGCTGAAAAAATTAACTTCCCTTGCATCGGGTTCAACTATTGCAATCTCATTTTATTTGCCGATAGAACAACTTGACGGAGAAGACAAAAATTTAATGGAAATGTCAATCAAAGGTGCAGCGGCTTCGGGAACACCTTTTGTAAGTTTTTTTACTTTTGAGGAAATTGCAAAACTTGCAGAAAGCATTGGCCTAAATGAAATACAAACCGTTTCAACAAAAAATATGACAGACAGATATTTTAAAAACCGAGCCGACAATCTTGTTCCTGCGAATGGAGAATTTTTCTTAGTTGCGAGAACATAA
- the istA gene encoding IS21 family transposase, translating into MSKIRKAIKLHCSGKSKLFISQYLSLSRNTVKKYISLFEVQGLTIEEINQKTDLELETLFSHPPEESISPRLQKLYEFFPHMERELKRVGVTGQCMWEEYIKKYPGGYQSSQFREHYKLWSQKVNPVMHMNHKAGDKMFVDYAGKKLSVVEKDTGEVSEVEFFVAVLGASQYTYAEATASQKKEDFVVSVENAMRFFEGVPAAIVPDNLKSAVIKSSRFEPTINETLADLAEHYETTILPARAYKPRDKSLVEGAVKILYRRIYAALKDETFFSLAELNDRIGDLLDAHNNKKLTGRPYTRFELYNDIEKGKLSPLPIQRFEIKYQAQATVMQNGHVQLSCDKHFYSVPYQYIRKKVKVMYTRTTVEIYFKYNRLATHPRDYALYSYTTTPEHLASTHQFVTDWTAPRFINWANSIDPVAGEYIFKIIESRNHPEQAFKSCMGILSFEKKVGKQRLINACKRALDFGTYSFKAIQNILENNLDMIKDETTEDPELPEHNNIRGKNYYK; encoded by the coding sequence ATGAGTAAGATTAGAAAAGCGATTAAGTTGCATTGCAGCGGGAAAAGCAAGCTGTTTATAAGCCAATATTTATCCTTATCAAGGAATACAGTAAAGAAGTATATTTCCCTTTTTGAAGTTCAGGGGTTGACCATTGAAGAGATCAATCAAAAGACTGACCTTGAGTTGGAAACGTTGTTTTCACACCCTCCTGAAGAGTCTATTAGCCCGCGATTACAAAAGCTATATGAGTTTTTCCCTCATATGGAACGGGAGCTCAAACGGGTTGGCGTCACGGGCCAGTGTATGTGGGAAGAGTACATTAAAAAATACCCCGGGGGTTATCAAAGCTCCCAGTTCCGGGAGCATTACAAACTGTGGAGCCAGAAGGTAAATCCGGTGATGCACATGAACCACAAGGCAGGCGACAAGATGTTTGTTGATTATGCAGGCAAAAAGCTATCTGTGGTTGAAAAAGATACAGGAGAGGTAAGTGAAGTAGAATTTTTTGTTGCTGTTTTAGGGGCAAGCCAATATACCTATGCCGAAGCCACGGCCAGCCAAAAGAAGGAAGATTTTGTTGTATCGGTAGAAAATGCCATGCGTTTTTTTGAAGGCGTTCCGGCAGCAATTGTTCCGGACAATCTAAAGTCAGCGGTGATAAAAAGCAGCCGTTTTGAGCCCACCATCAACGAAACACTGGCAGATCTGGCAGAACATTACGAAACCACTATTCTACCAGCCAGAGCTTATAAACCACGGGACAAATCGTTAGTTGAAGGTGCTGTTAAAATACTATACCGCAGGATTTATGCTGCACTGAAGGACGAAACGTTTTTCTCCCTTGCGGAACTGAACGATCGCATCGGCGACCTGTTGGATGCACACAACAACAAAAAGCTCACCGGTCGTCCATACACACGTTTTGAGCTATACAATGACATCGAGAAGGGCAAACTGTCGCCACTGCCCATCCAACGCTTTGAGATCAAGTATCAGGCACAGGCAACGGTCATGCAAAATGGTCATGTGCAGCTTAGTTGCGACAAACATTTTTATAGCGTGCCGTACCAATACATCCGCAAAAAGGTGAAGGTGATGTACACCAGAACAACGGTCGAGATTTACTTTAAATACAATCGGTTGGCTACCCATCCCCGGGACTACGCACTTTACAGCTACACAACCACACCCGAACATTTAGCGAGCACCCATCAATTTGTAACCGATTGGACTGCCCCCCGGTTTATCAATTGGGCAAACAGTATTGACCCGGTTGCCGGGGAATATATCTTTAAGATCATTGAAAGCCGAAACCATCCTGAGCAGGCGTTTAAAAGTTGCATGGGGATACTTTCGTTTGAGAAAAAGGTTGGCAAACAAAGACTTATCAATGCCTGCAAACGTGCTCTTGACTTTGGAACCTACAGTTTTAAAGCCATACAAAACATCCTTGAAAACAACCTGGATATGATTAAGGATGAGACAACAGAAGATCCGGAATTGCCCGAACACAACAACATACGAGGGAAGAACTATTACAAATAA
- the istB gene encoding IS21-like element helper ATPase IstB — translation MNESTLTKMRQMKLSGMHGAFKTAVETGKTDHYTIDQFVSMIIDAEWDERHNRKIERLIRNAKFHYKSNIESITFDQSRNLERNLILRLGECEFVEKNENVLITGSTGVGKSYLATALGYQACIQGYRVNYFNTSKLFSRLKMAKADGSYLKELAKIERQDVIILDDFGLQALDSQNRITLLEIIEDRHNKGSIIVTSQIPVQGWYDIIGEKTIADAVLDRLIHQAHRIELHGESMRKKKSINKE, via the coding sequence ATGAATGAATCAACGTTGACAAAAATGAGACAAATGAAGCTTTCCGGAATGCATGGTGCATTTAAAACTGCAGTCGAAACCGGGAAAACAGACCATTACACCATCGATCAGTTTGTGTCCATGATTATTGATGCAGAATGGGACGAACGTCACAACCGAAAAATAGAGAGACTAATTAGAAATGCCAAGTTCCATTACAAATCAAACATCGAAAGCATCACTTTCGATCAATCACGAAACCTGGAACGCAACCTTATTTTACGACTTGGAGAGTGTGAGTTCGTAGAGAAGAACGAGAACGTTTTAATCACAGGAAGTACCGGCGTGGGTAAAAGTTATTTGGCAACGGCACTGGGTTATCAGGCATGTATCCAGGGCTACCGGGTAAATTACTTCAATACATCGAAGTTGTTTTCCAGGTTAAAAATGGCAAAAGCCGATGGCTCATACTTGAAGGAGCTAGCGAAAATCGAAAGGCAGGATGTTATTATACTCGATGATTTTGGACTCCAGGCACTCGATAGTCAAAACAGGATAACGCTATTGGAAATCATTGAAGACCGACACAATAAGGGTTCCATTATCGTTACTTCACAAATACCGGTTCAGGGATGGTATGATATTATTGGAGAAAAAACCATTGCTGATGCAGTATTGGACAGGCTGATTCATCAAGCTCACCGCATCGAATTACACGGAGAATCAATGAGAAAGAAAAAAAGTATCAACAAGGAATAA